The DNA sequence TATCCACCGGAGTAGCGGCCGTGGTGTTCGACACTAGATGTATGTATTGTCGCGTTCGGTTGTACGAGGCCTTCAACGAAATTTCGTCGTTGATAAGGTAATTTACCGACAAGCGCGGCTCAAATCCGTCGAAGGAGGCGATCGTTTCACCATTTCCATAGTTCACCGTATCGATGATGGTTTCTTCGCTCAAGGGCTGACCTTCTTCGTACAAGCGAATACCCTCGGGTCCTTGTCGTACGAACGCCGAGTAACGAAAACCGTATTGTAAGGTCCACCGTTGCCCCACTTTGAATTCATGCGAAATAAAGGCCGCGGGCTCTATGGCGTATTGGTTTTGAATGGTGAACTCGCTGAACAGGTTTTCGTCGCTGGCCGGGGTAATGACGCCCGGTTCAAACTTGTACGTGAGGAAACTCGCCCCAAAGGTGAGGGTGTTTTCGGGGTTGATGTAGTAGTTGAATTCGGCTTTGGCGTTGTAATTCAAGATACGCGAGTCCCAGTCAAAGGCTTGTGCACCTTCGGGAATTCCGAGGTTGTATCGATAGTCCGACACCAGACCGGTAAAGTTGGCGAATAGCTTTTCACTGAAGAGGTGATTCCAGCGGAGGGTAAAGGCTTGGTTACCCCAGGCGAATTTGAATAAGTCGCCGAAACCAAAGACATCGCGACCAAAATAGGCCGAAGCGAACAAGCGGTCTTTTTCGCCCAATCGATAGTTCAATTTAGCGTTGAGGTCGTAGAAATACGCCGTGTTGTTTCTCAGATCCTCATTTGTAGAAAGAGCCAGGAAGAGATCGGCATACGAACGACGCCCCGCCAACATAAAGCTCGAAACATCTTTTTGGATGGGCCCCTCAAGCGTCAATCGCGAACTCAAGATTCCGAGTCCGCCCGTTCCGGCAAAGTGCTTGGAGTTCCCTTCTTTTTGACGGACGTCGAGCACGGAGCTCAAACGGCCCCCATAGTCGGCCGGAATACCACCTTTGTACAACTTGGCATCTTTGACTGCGTCGGAATTGAAGACCGAGAAGAAACCAAACAAATGGCTCGAGTTGTACACCGGGGCTTCATCGAGCAAGATGAGGTTTTGGTCGATGTTTCCACCTCGAACGTTGAATCCGGTAGCGCCTTCACCTACGGTAGTTACCCCGGGCATGAGCTGTAGTGTTCGGATCACATCAGCTTCCCCCAATAGGGCCGGAATCTTTTTTACTTCTTTAATACTGAGGTCGGTCACTGACATTTCCACGGACCTCACGTTTTCCACAGCCCGTTCGTCAGTAAGCACGACCTCCTGCAACTCCACGTTGTCGGTCGATAACTCGACGTCGCGCCGTACATCCGACCGCAGGTCGATATTCTCTTCATTTGTTGCGTAGCCGATGAAAAGGAACCGAACGGTGTACTCGCCCTGAGGTACCGAAATACTGTAGAACCCGTAGGCGTTGGTGGTGGTTCCTTTTTGGAGCTCCGGGAAGTAGACGTTGGCTCCGATCATTTCTTCCCCGTTGGAAGCGTCGCGAATATAGCCGCTGAGGGTTGCGGTTTGCGCCATGGCCCCAAGGCTAAAAAATGCGAGGAGCAGCGCTAGGAACTGTTTCATTCTGTGAGGTTTGACAAAGGTGGAGCAAAGGTAGGAACCATTGTGCGAACAATCACCTCCAGCCCGAATTATTAAATTAACTTAGCGCGCACAATCCATTTTTTACAGTGTCGGCGAATAACCCCCGGAAAACATTACACACGGAGGAGAAATACGACAATCCGTGGATCACCGTAACCAAATCCGATGTATTGACTCCGGGAGGGTCGCCGGGTGAATACAGGGTGGTGCATTTCAAGAACCTTGCCATAGGGGTGGTTCCGATCGATGATAACGGAATGACTTGGTTGATCGGCCAATATCGGTATCCGCTCGAACGCTACACCCGGGAGATACCCGAAGGGGGGGAGCGCTCAGCGATGACCTACCGGATAGTGCAAAGCGAGAGTTGAGGGAAGAAGCCGGATTAACAGCTCGAAAATGGACCCTCATACAGGAGATGGATTTAAGCAATAGCGCCACGGACGAACGGGCGCTTTTGTATTTAGCTCAAGACCTTACCGAACACGAACCCGATCCGTGCGGCGATCGACGGGATCATGGAGGTGCTGCCCGCAGTGACCAGCGCTCTGCTGACCACCACCATCACCTTTAGCTCGTTCTTCTTCCTCGATGGTAGATCCGGCGATTTCTTCTCCGAAATGGCCATCGTGGTGGTCGGGACCGTAACGATTTCCCTGATCGAGGTGATCATAATTCTACCATCCCACATCGCCCACAGTAAAGCACTTAATTCGCTCGGAAAAAAGAAATCGTTCATGGAGCGCCTGGGCGATTCGATCATCAATTACCTACGCGACAACCTGTACCAACCCACACTCCGTTTTGCGATCCGCAACAAGCTGCTCACCATGGCTATCATGGTGGGGTTGTTCATGATAACGATGGGAGCGTTCTCGGGCGGATTCATACGCGCGACGTACTTTCCCAACATCGAGCGCGAGAACATCGAAGTCCAGTTAAAAATGCCTTCGGGCACCTCGGAGCGCATCACTATGGACCGGCTCAATTACATCGAGACCAAGGTCTGGGAGGTTAGCGAAGATATGCGCCTACGGCGCGATGATTCCCTTCACGTCGTTAAATCGATCGTCCGGACACTGGGTCCAACCATCGACCAAGGGTCACTCAACATCATCCTCATTAGCTCTGAGGTGCGCGAGATGTCGAGCTTCGAGATCACCAATGTGTTCAGAGAGGCTGTTGGCCCGATCAATACTTCCGAAAACCTGAGCTTTGGAACGGCATCTCCATTCGGAAAACCCATTTCAGTTTCACTTCTTGGGAACAACCTCACCGAATTACAGCTGGCAAAAGAAGAGTTCAAAGCTGAGCTTTCGGGCCTAACCGATATCCGCGATATCATCGATAACGATCAGCAGGGCTTTAAAGAGGTCAACCTCAAGCTCAAGAACAAAGCACATTTGCTAGGGCTCGACCTGCGCGAGGTTACCCGTCAAGTGCGACAAGGATTTTACGGACAAGAAGTACAAAGGCTCCAACGCGGTCTCGATGAGGTGAAGGTTTGGGTACGATACAATGAAGACTATCGCCGATCGCTACAACAACTCGAAGATATGCGCGTCAGAACCACAACCGGTGCGTCGTATCCGCTGAGCGAGATCGCAGACTACCACATTGAACTCGGAACCATCGAGATTAATCACTTGAACGCTCAGTGCGAAATTCAGGTCGAAGCCGACCTGGCCTCGAGCGATGTGTCGGCCACCGATATAAACGCCAACATCCGAGACAGCATCTTACCACCGATCCTCGGCAAGTATCCGTCCGTTAGGACGAGCTTCGAAGGACAAAACCGCGAAGCGATCAAGACCCAAACTTCGGCGAAGCAAGTGATGCCGGTGATCATGATCCTGATTCTGGCGATCGTGACCGTTACCTTCCGCAGCCTTGGGCAAGCCGTGGTCATTTTCGCCTTGATCCCCTTTAGTTTTATCGGAGTAAGCTGAGGGCATTACATTGCCGGTATGCCGCTGTCGATCTTCGGCTATTTGGGTATCATCGCGTTGATCGGTATTATAGTGAACGACTCACTGGTATTGGTGAGTAAAATGAACACCTTCCTCAAAGAGGGAATGGAGTTCAAGGAAGCGGTATATCAGGCCGGAGTAGTGCGATTTAGAGCCATCTTTTTGACCTCCCTAACCACCATTGCCGGACTAGCGCCTTTGATGCTCGAAAAGAGTTTTCAGGCCCAGTTTCTAATCCCTATGGCTGTTTCGGTGTCTTACGGAATTACCATTGCCACGGTGATCACGCTGATCATACTGCCGGTGATGCTGATGGTAAAGAACGAACTCAAACGCCGCTTCCACTGGGCCCGGCATTGATATTTGGGCCGACCCCGGCCCAATCCGGAAAGCATGGAGCCGGCGGTAAAAGAACAATATTGGGAGAAACTGCAGATCGAAAAAAGAAAGGGCGATGAAGCGTAGTTGGATCATATTATTCGCACTATTGAGCTGGGGCGTTGATGCGCAGGACCAACTGGGGCTTGACCAAGTAGTGCAGATCTGCCTCGAGCAAAACTACGATGTGGTAGTAGCTCGGAATACCGCGGAGGCAGCAGAGAATAGTGCCGTTCCCGGGAATGCCGGACTAACACCCACCATTGCCCTGAACGGGAGCGGATCGTACAGCAACAACAACACAGACCTCACTTTTGCAGGCGACATTCCGCCCGTATCGCGCAACGGAGCCGAATCGCAAAATCTGGGTGCTAACGTTGGACTCAACTATATTCTGTTCGATGGTCTCGGAACGATATACTCGTACAAGCAACTCAAGAACTCGGCGATCATTGCCGACCTCGAGGCCCGCTATACCATCGAGAATATCTTATTGCGATCGGGCGTTAGCTATTACAATGTGGCCCGATTAAAGCAGCAGTACGATATAGCCATGAGTAACCTCGATATTAGTCGCGAAAGACTGCGGAGGCAAGAAGTGGGCTATGACTTCGGATCTTCGACCAAACTCAATGTGCTCAATGCCGAAGTCGATTACAACGCTGACTCCGTAACGGTTCTGCAAGCCCGCCAGTCGTGGTTGAACGAACGCCGAACGCTCAATCAGCTGCTCGGGTTCGAGATCGATACGGAATACGAAGTGGATACCAATGTAGTCTACGCACCGGAATTAGAGTTCGATAATCTGCTCAATAGCGCTATGCAAAATAACGCCTTTTTGATGGCTGCAGAGTACCGAGAGCAAAGGGTCGATTTTGATATCAAACGAGCACAAGGGCAGCGATATCCTCGGCTCGATCTCAATGCTCAGTATGGCTATACCAATAGCCAGAACGACGCAGGGATTCTTTTGCAGCAGGAGAATCAAGGGTTTACGGCAGGACTCACCCTTCGGTGGATTCTGTTCGACGGCGACCGAATTTCAGCGCAGGTGAAGAACGCTAAACTCGCCTATGAGAACTCTCAAGAATTGCGCGAAAAAACGAACACCGGTGTCGAGCGGGATGTCAAAAACGCCTGGGGAAATTACCAGAACGATTTGACCGTACTGGAGATCGAGCGCATAAACGTCGCCACCAACGAAATCAATTTCGAACGAAGTCAAGAGCAATTCGCCCGCGGAAAAATTACGAGCACTCAGTTTCGTGAGGCCCAACGGAATTTAGCCTTGGCGCGAATAAACCTCAATAATGCCCGATACGCACTCAAGCTCAGCGAGCTCGAGTTGATTCGCCTTTCGGGCCGTTTACTTCAATAATCTTTTGTTATGTCTTTAAAAAGATCCGCAGCCACCCTGCTTTTTCTTCTATTCAACGGTTCACTCATTGCACAGGCAGGCTATTGGCAACAGCGAGCCGAATACGAGATGGAGATCGACATGAACGTCGAAACGCATCGCTTCGATGGAACCCAAAAGCTCACCTACTACAACAACTCACCCGAAACACTCGACAAGGTCTTTTACCACCTTTACTTCAACGCCTTTCAACCGGGAAGCATGATGGACGTGCGCTCGCGCACCATCGACGATCCCGACAGCCGTATTCGCGACCGGATCTATCACTTGGAGCCCGACCAAACGGGCTACCAACTGATCAAAAGCCTTAAACAAAACGGGAAAACCGTCTCCTATCAAGTGTCCGGATCCATACTCGAAGTAACGCTCAACGAGCCTATTAGCCCAGGAAAAAAGGCCGTTTTTGAAATGAAGTTCGAAGCGCAAGTACCGGTGCAGATTCGCCGTAACGGACGCAACAATAAAGAGGGAATCGACTACTCCATGGCCCAGTGGTACCCCAAAATGTGCGAGTTCGATATCGAAGGCTGGCATGCGAACCCCTATATCGGTCGCGAATTTCACGGCGTATGGGGCGAGTTCGACGTTACTATCAACATCGACTCCGCCTATACAATTGCTGCTACCGGTTACTTGCTAGGAGAAGCGCGCCCTGCGGGCCGATTCAGATCATGGCGGTTCAAAGCCCCTCGCGTACACGATTTCGTCTGGGCGGCAGACCCAGACTACCGACAAATCACCGTTAAAGGTCCCAACGACGTGGACCTACATTTCTTTTTCCAACCGACCGACTCGGCCACCATCGCCAACTGGGAAGCCCTGCCCGAAAAAGCGATTCAGTGTATGGAGATCATGAACAGGGATTTCGGAGTGTACCCCTATAAGCAGTTCAGCACTATTCAAGGAGGAGATGGCGGAATGGAATACCCCATGGCGACGCTCATCTCGGGAGAAATTTCCTTTGCCGCACTCGTATCGGTTACAGTGCACGAAATGCTGCACAATTGGTATCAAGGGGTGTTGGCCACGAACGAAGCGCTTTATCCGTGGATGGACGAAGGGTTTACCTCCTACGCTCAAAACCGCATCCTGAAAGAGATATGGGAACAGGGTCAAGACAACCCTCACCTCGAAGATTATGCGCGCTACATTCGATCCAAGGAATTGGGTTATGTAGAGCCTCTTGGAACGCACGCCGACCACTATACGCGAAATGCCAGCTACAGTGTTGCGGCCTATACTCAAGGAGCATTGGTTTGCACCCAGCTGGAGTATATCATGGGTGAGGAGGCGTTCTTGAAAGGAATGCGTACTTATTTTGGAGAATGGGGATTCAAGCACCCCACACCGAGAGACTTTAAACGAGTAATGGAGCGGACTTCAGGACTCGAGCTCGATTGGTTCTTCGAGTACTGGACCCGGCTTAATCGCGATCTCGACTACGCCGTAACGGCCATCGAATCACCGGGTGATACAGCAACGGTCTACGTCAAAAACATGGGTGCCATGCCCATGCCTCTGGACATAGAGATCGAATTCAACGACGGATCCGTAGAGCATCACTATGTGCCGATTAAAATGATGTGGGGGCAGCGAGAACTAGCAGAGGGCGAGATCACTCATCCGGCTTGGCCGTGGACCTTCCCGAACTACGCCTTTCGCGTTCCGCTGAATGGGAAGGTCATAAAGCAAGTTCAGATTGACCCCAGACATTTCACGGTCGATATGGACCGAACGAATAACATTTTCCCACGCGAAACCGAACTGCCCGAAGAGGAGATACTCTTTAAGCGCTAATTTTTAGCATACCCCTTCACCTTCGCGTATTCCGACTCGAGCCGGGCAAGCTCTGCGGTCTCATCGGCCAGCAATTCCATTTGCTCGGGCATGGCCGCATCGATATCGGCGATGCGCTGTTCCGAGACACTGATCTCTTGCTTGAGGGCCAGTATTTCGTCCTTGCGCTTGCTTTGCTGCTTGCGAGCCTTATCGCGCGATTTGTTGAAGTCTTTCTCGCGCTGCTTACTCGCTTTTATGTTCTCCTCGTTGATCATGCCCACTCGGGACGAACGCTCTTTTCCGATTGCGGCATTGAGCACCGTCAACTCCTCATCGTAATCGTGGATCTCGGCTTCCAGATTGGCGATATCGTCGTTCATTTTCGAAATATCCTTGGTGGCCTTCGACTGCTCCTTCTCAAAATTCTTGATTCGCTTTTCCTGCTCTTTCACCACGCCCTCTTGCTCCTCGATCACTTGCGAAAAAGCATCGTCGTACACCTCGTAGGCAAATACCTTGATCATGCGATTGAGCTCTATCCACGCTTTGGTGTCGTTGGGTTGAATGAACCGATCGCGGCACTCTACGGCCGAAAGCCAGATCAATCCAAATTCCGAATCCTCGAAATGACCAAAATACACAGAGCCGGTATCGCAAACCTCCGGCCAATCCATGGGATAAATGCGGTACGATCCCTTCACGTGCTCTACCTTAGCTTTGGTAAAATCATCGATCCGCTTTTCGAAATTCCGCTCTGCCTCCTCAAAGGTCGCCAGCGGTATAACTACGGAGATCCCGAGCTCCTCCTTGTCAAAATGCGCCTTCTGAGTAACGAAAGAGAGCTTTTTAGCAACTACGAGCTCTTCTGTTTGCGCTACAAGTGAAAAGGAAAATAAGCAGATCAAAAAGGTAATTCCGGTAAGCATCACTTCAGGTGTTTCAGGACCTCACGACGGGCCAACCCCACGAGGCCTTGCTGTTCAACTTCAGCCAAAACCCAATCCGGATCAACGCGGGCGTGCTGCCGCAATGCCCACCCGATAGCCTTTTGTATAAAGAACTCGTTATCGACCCGCAGGTTCGAAATGGCGTAATGTAGCCAATCCTTATCGACGCGATTCCTGTATTTCAACTGAAAAATTAGCGTCGTTCTTTGCAGCCAAATATTCCCTGAAGTTAGCCATTCTTCCATGATCGGACGCCAGTTCCCTATGCGCTCCATTTCCCGGCCAACGGAATTAGATGCGATGAAATCGACCGTGTCCCACCAGCTCTTGTTTACGATCATGAACCGAAATAGGTCCACCGGATTCTTAACCAGTTTCTTCTTGTGCGCTCACTCGGACAGCTCCATGCCCACATACTGCCATTCGCGCTGAGGTCGCTCCCAACAGAGCTCGACCACCTCCACCGGATCGGCCGGAAGTCCATGGTCCCGAACATGTGCCCGAATCATATCGGTCCGCGGCTTGGCCATGATGCCGTAGTACTCGTACTGACCGCGCGTATATGCGGTCATTTGCTCGGCCCGCTCAGGGTCTTCAGCCTTTCTAAAGGCCTGTTCGAGATCGTGTAAATATTCCGGGGCATTCATGGTTCAATCGATCAATTCTACCTTTCGAATTTCAAGCTTGCTCTCCCAAATTTCGTGTTCCTGAGGCTCCCCGGAATCATCGAAAAACGGCCAAGGCGAGTTACCGATGTAGTAGTATTCGTTCCCGATAAAAACGCCATTCGTCGGTTCGCTCCGAAAAAAGATATTCCAATCAAGCGCCTCAGCGGCGCGAAATGTTCGTCCGTCCTCCGACAGACCCACCGCGGTCACTCTCATGGGGCGCACCCCATTTTGAACGGCGTATAGGGTGCCCGGTCTATTTTTTGGCTTAAAAGGCGACAGTCCATCGATGCCTTGGAGTGAGTAACCCTCGATCCCCACGGTATCGGCCAAGACCTCTCCGGTAAAGATGTCGATGGCAAAAAGTCCGTTCCGATAATCGGCCGCATAGAGGATCCCGCGCTCCTGATCCATTGCCAAGCCCTGAAGGCTCTTGAACAGATCGGGCCGAAAAATGAACTCTACCAACTCGTTCTTCTCGTTTTGCTTGAGAATGGCCGGATAGTAGCTGTCGCTGATGAAGAGCGTGCCATCCGAATAGCGCTCCATATCGCCCAACAGACGGCGTTCATCACCGTCGTAGAAATCGTTCAGCGCCAGCAGCACACGGGTGTTCAGTTCGTACTCGAACAAGGTGCATCGACTGGCGTTTTCGCCATGGAAAGCGGTGATCGGGCTCGAGAGCACGTACAACCTGCGTTCCTTTGGATCGATCTCCATGGAGAAAACACCATAGCGGCCGTCGTTATCGCCTCCCAAGTACAGGGTGAGCTTCTCGGATCGCGGGTCGTACCGGTAGGTATTTCCCGTTTTGACCATACCGAAGTACCACAACGAATCGATCGGATCAAAGGCCAAGGCCTCGGGCAATTCGGGCAAGAGGTCCAGTTCGAAAACTACAGAGCTCTGTTCGAGCGGGAGTTGCGCATCGTGCCGCGAGGCACCCGTTCCCTGTCCCCAACTTAAAAGGGCCGAGCAAACGAACAAAAAGAGGGCTATTTGCTTAACTTGAGGCATGTAAATGAAACGACCATGGCGCATCTCCCGTCTGATTTTCTCGAATTTTTCCGCGAATTGGCCCAGAATAACCACAGGGAGTGGTTCGATGCCAACCGCAAACGATACGAAAGTAATGTAAAGAAACCGTTCGAAAACCTGGTTGCCGACGTTATCGAACGCGCTCGAAAATACGACGACGATCTCGGGCTTTCGGCCAAAGACGCGATTTTTCGGATTAATCGCGACATCCGTTTCAGCAAGGACAAAACGCCGTATAAACTGAATCGGACCGCAATCATTTCGCCCTACGGGCGGAAGGACAAAACCTCGCCGGGGTTTTATCTGTACGCGGGGCCGGATAAAGTGATGATGGGCGGTGGAGCCTACGAGGTGCCGAACTCCGATTTAGGGAATCTGCGCAATGCGCTTCAGCACAATTACGACCTTTTTAATTCACTCATTACCGAGCCGAAGTTCAAGAAGAGCTTTGGCACCATTCAAGGCGAGGAGCACAAGAGATTGCCGAAAGAACTCGGAATAGCGGCCGATAACGGAAAGCCTTTGTTGTATAAGAAACAACTCTTTTTCATGGGGGAGCTTCCGGCTGCGACCTGCTTGCGGGACGACTTTGCCGAGGTGATCGAAGAGCATTTCAAAACCGCCATGCCGGTCATTTCCTTCCTTCGCGAGGCGACGTAATGATTTCTTAATCTTTTTTACAAACCTTTAATCTAACCCCAAGCCGGGCTTAACGCCCTTTGGATTCGTGTTGAGGAATTTTGTGGAAAAGTAATCAGCATGAAGAAACTCTACACTTTATTGACCGCTGTTATCCTCGGGGCAACGGCGTTTGGCCAAAACCTGGTCGACCTCTCTTTGTTGTCAACCCACGAATCCGGAACCTTCGACGGAGGAGCGATGGAGATCCTCGCTCACGATCCGGTGAACCAACGAATTTTCTGTATCAATGCCGACGTGGACGGTATCGATGTGTTCGACATCTCTACACCGACCAACATCACCAAAACCAGCACCATCGACGTATCGCAGTGGGGCACCGGAGCCAACTCCGTGGCGTACTACGGCGGGTATATTGTAGCGGCCGTGGAAGCCGACGAAACCGGAGATCGCGGTAGAGCCGTTTTCTTCGATGTAGACGGAAACTACGTAGCTGATGTCGAGGCCGGGTACCTTCCGGACATGGTGACCTTCACTCCGGACGGAAACAAAGTGTTGGTAGCCAACGAGGGCGAGCCAAATGACGAGTACACCCTGGATCCGACAGGATCGGTGACCATCATCGATGTGAGCGGCGGAATCACAAACGTATCGCAAAATGATGTTACCGAGCTCGACTTCACACAATGGGATGGTCAGGAAGCGACTTTGCGCGCACAGGGCGTCCGCATCTTCGGCGAAGGTCCGGCCGTTGCTCAAGACCTTTTCTTCTCGGAGTACAGTGAAGGATCGGGTCAAAACAAATACTACGAGATCTTCAACGGAACAGGCACCGATGTCGACCTTTCGAACTACGTAGTGCGCGACAACTACAACGGTAACCCGTGGAGCGGCGTATTCGGATTCCCGGCCGGAACCACTTTGGCCGATGGAGAAGCTTACCTCATCGCACACGAAGATATTGACCCTGCCGTTGTCGCCGTTGCCGACTCATTGGTAGAAAACCCATTCGCATCAGGTACGGCCTACACGTGCACGTTCAACGGAGATGATGTTCGCGGACTATTCAAGATCGACGCCACTACCGGTGACACGGTCGCAATCGACCTCATCGGGTTCTACGACCTGGTAGCTGACACCACCTACGATCCGGGATCGGGATTCGATGTTGCCGGAGTATCTAACGGAACACAAGATCACACCATCGTTCGCAAATCGACCGTAACCTCTGGTAACACCGACTGGGCCGCTGCGGCCGGAGTCGACTCTGCGAGTTCAGAGTTCCTCGTATATCCACAGAATACCTGGACGTATGCGGGAGCCC is a window from the Flavobacteriales bacterium genome containing:
- a CDS encoding TonB-dependent receptor yields the protein MKQFLALLLAFFSLGAMAQTATLSGYIRDASNGEEMIGANVYFPELQKGTTTNAYGFYSISVPQGEYTVRFLFIGYATNEENIDLRSDVRRDVELSTDNVELQEVVLTDERAVENVRSVEMSVTDLSIKEVKKIPALLGEADVIRTLQLMPGVTTVGEGATGFNVRGGNIDQNLILLDEAPVYNSSHLFGFFSVFNSDAVKDAKLYKGGIPADYGGRLSSVLDVRQKEGNSKHFAGTGGLGILSSRLTLEGPIQKDVSSFMLAGRRSYADLFLALSTNEDLRNNTAYFYDLNAKLNYRLGEKDRLFASAYFGRDVFGFGDLFKFAWGNQAFTLRWNHLFSEKLFANFTGLVSDYRYNLGIPEGAQAFDWDSRILNYNAKAEFNYYINPENTLTFGASFLTYKFEPGVITPASDENLFSEFTIQNQYAIEPAAFISHEFKVGQRWTLQYGFRYSAFVRQGPEGIRLYEEGQPLSEETIIDTVNYGNGETIASFDGFEPRLSVNYLINDEISLKASYNRTRQYIHLVSNTTAATPVDIWTPAGPYVDPATADQVALGYFQNFASHTYETSVEVYYKSMRDLLDYKNGAELVLNPVLETELISGEGRAYGLEFFVRKRTGRLTGWISYTLSRSEVQVVGDSPEETINNGNWYPSNWDKTHDISVVTTYALSDKWDLSATFAFQTGRPITYPDGRFVQDGIVIPVYNNRNGARIPAYHRLDLSANYTPNPNKKKGWQSSWSFGVYNAYARRNAYSIFFRPQEDNPTQTEAVRLSIFGSIIPFLTYNFTF
- a CDS encoding NUDIX domain-containing protein, whose product is MVDRPISVSARTLHPGDTRRGGALSDDLPDSAKRELREEAGLTARKWTLIQEMDLSNSATDERALLYLAQDLTEHEPDPCGDRRDHGGAARSDQRSADHHHHL
- a CDS encoding efflux RND transporter permease subunit produces the protein MEVLPAVTSALLTTTITFSSFFFLDGRSGDFFSEMAIVVVGTVTISLIEVIIILPSHIAHSKALNSLGKKKSFMERLGDSIINYLRDNLYQPTLRFAIRNKLLTMAIMVGLFMITMGAFSGGFIRATYFPNIERENIEVQLKMPSGTSERITMDRLNYIETKVWEVSEDMRLRRDDSLHVVKSIVRTLGPTIDQGSLNIILISSEVREMSSFEITNVFREAVGPINTSENLSFGTASPFGKPISVSLLGNNLTELQLAKEEFKAELSGLTDIRDIIDNDQQGFKEVNLKLKNKAHLLGLDLREVTRQVRQGFYGQEVQRLQRGLDEVKVWVRYNEDYRRSLQQLEDMRVRTTTGASYPLSEIADYHIELGTIEINHLNAQCEIQVEADLASSDVSATDINANIRDSILPPILGKYPSVRTSFEGQNREAIKTQTSAKQVMPVIMILILAIVTVTFRSLGQAVVIFALIPFSFIGVS
- a CDS encoding efflux RND transporter permease subunit encodes the protein MPLSIFGYLGIIALIGIIVNDSLVLVSKMNTFLKEGMEFKEAVYQAGVVRFRAIFLTSLTTIAGLAPLMLEKSFQAQFLIPMAVSVSYGITIATVITLIILPVMLMVKNELKRRFHWARH
- a CDS encoding TolC family protein; its protein translation is MKRSWIILFALLSWGVDAQDQLGLDQVVQICLEQNYDVVVARNTAEAAENSAVPGNAGLTPTIALNGSGSYSNNNTDLTFAGDIPPVSRNGAESQNLGANVGLNYILFDGLGTIYSYKQLKNSAIIADLEARYTIENILLRSGVSYYNVARLKQQYDIAMSNLDISRERLRRQEVGYDFGSSTKLNVLNAEVDYNADSVTVLQARQSWLNERRTLNQLLGFEIDTEYEVDTNVVYAPELEFDNLLNSAMQNNAFLMAAEYREQRVDFDIKRAQGQRYPRLDLNAQYGYTNSQNDAGILLQQENQGFTAGLTLRWILFDGDRISAQVKNAKLAYENSQELREKTNTGVERDVKNAWGNYQNDLTVLEIERINVATNEINFERSQEQFARGKITSTQFREAQRNLALARINLNNARYALKLSELELIRLSGRLLQ
- a CDS encoding M1 family metallopeptidase gives rise to the protein MSLKRSAATLLFLLFNGSLIAQAGYWQQRAEYEMEIDMNVETHRFDGTQKLTYYNNSPETLDKVFYHLYFNAFQPGSMMDVRSRTIDDPDSRIRDRIYHLEPDQTGYQLIKSLKQNGKTVSYQVSGSILEVTLNEPISPGKKAVFEMKFEAQVPVQIRRNGRNNKEGIDYSMAQWYPKMCEFDIEGWHANPYIGREFHGVWGEFDVTINIDSAYTIAATGYLLGEARPAGRFRSWRFKAPRVHDFVWAADPDYRQITVKGPNDVDLHFFFQPTDSATIANWEALPEKAIQCMEIMNRDFGVYPYKQFSTIQGGDGGMEYPMATLISGEISFAALVSVTVHEMLHNWYQGVLATNEALYPWMDEGFTSYAQNRILKEIWEQGQDNPHLEDYARYIRSKELGYVEPLGTHADHYTRNASYSVAAYTQGALVCTQLEYIMGEEAFLKGMRTYFGEWGFKHPTPRDFKRVMERTSGLELDWFFEYWTRLNRDLDYAVTAIESPGDTATVYVKNMGAMPMPLDIEIEFNDGSVEHHYVPIKMMWGQRELAEGEITHPAWPWTFPNYAFRVPLNGKVIKQVQIDPRHFTVDMDRTNNIFPRETELPEEEILFKR
- a CDS encoding DNA alkylation repair protein is translated as MDLFRFMIVNKSWWDTVDFIASNSVGREMERIGNWRPIMEEWLTSGNIWLQRTTLIFQLKYRNRVDKDWLHYAISNLRVDNEFFIQKAIGWALRQHARVDPDWVLAEVEQQGLVGLARREVLKHLK
- a CDS encoding DNA alkylation repair protein, which codes for MNAPEYLHDLEQAFRKAEDPERAEQMTAYTRGQYEYYGIMAKPRTDMIRAHVRDHGLPADPVEVVELCWERPQREWQYVGMELSE
- a CDS encoding DUF2461 domain-containing protein — its product is MAHLPSDFLEFFRELAQNNHREWFDANRKRYESNVKKPFENLVADVIERARKYDDDLGLSAKDAIFRINRDIRFSKDKTPYKLNRTAIISPYGRKDKTSPGFYLYAGPDKVMMGGGAYEVPNSDLGNLRNALQHNYDLFNSLITEPKFKKSFGTIQGEEHKRLPKELGIAADNGKPLLYKKQLFFMGELPAATCLRDDFAEVIEEHFKTAMPVISFLREAT